Proteins encoded within one genomic window of Psilocybe cubensis strain MGC-MH-2018 chromosome 2, whole genome shotgun sequence:
- a CDS encoding ribosomal protein S5 → MATTLPKDISKLGSEVKLFGKWDTQDVEVKDISLTDYIQVRHAVYLPHTAGRYAKKQFKKAQMPIVERLVDSLMMKGRNNGKKLLAVRIVAHAFEIIHLLTDQNPIQVLVDAIVNTGPREDSTRIGSQGTVRRQAVDVSPLRRVNQSISLLTTGTRESAFRNVKSIAECLADELINAAKGSSNSYAIKKKDELERVAKSNR, encoded by the exons atggccaCCACTCTCCCCAAGGATATCTCGAAGCTCGGCAGTGAGGTTAAGCTTTTCGGAAAGTGGGACACCCAGGA TGTTGAAGTGAAGGACATTTCCCTCACCGATTACATCCAGGTCCGCCATGCCGTCTACCTCCCCCATACCGCTGGCCGCTACGCCAAGAAACAGTTCAAGAAGGCCCAGATGCCCATTGTTGAGCGTCTCGTCGACAG CTTGATGATGAAGGGTCGCAACAACGGCAAGAAGCTCCTTGCTGTCCGCATTGTTGCCCACGCCTTCGAGATCATCCACCTCCTCACCGACCAGAACCCCATTCAA GTTCTCGTCGATGCCATTGTTAACACCGGCCCCCGTGAAGACTCTACCCGTATCGGCTCCCAGGGTACCGTCCGTCGCCAGGCTGTTGATGTCTCCCCTCTGCGCCGCGTCAACCAATCTATCTCTCTCCTCACCACTGGT ACCCGTGAATCTGCTTTCCGCAACGTGAAGTCGATTGCTGAGTGCCTTGCTGATGAGCTCATCAACGCCGCTAAGGGATCATCAAACTCCTACGCCATCAAG aaaaaggacgagctcGAGCGTGTCGCCAAGTCCAATCGTTGA
- a CDS encoding putative velvet family sexual development regulator (putative velvet family sexual development regulator LACBIDRAFT_317102) has product MASGRNPQSRQNAGFDQTRIGLQAPIIGEPMTFATGQFAGRTIRVELEELQKAESGRKYAKVDRRPLDPPPAVLLRLFETDPQSGEWERELLYEDVYNVGLMCTVDLFPVPESFYDARSATSQSPEPSSSHDRDSSGRHHLYQPLTYFPLHPYMSMEASGSSQTPMMPFQIPRRQPMLANVHSSDPPNDVAIRIGNHLVTESSKLTPALVGEKFAEPTLIDHRGKKCLVFVFGDLAVRREGVFILRYRAFDIFSGINGSPPSPVLAELYGGPFKVYSTREFPGLEPSTELTKNLSKYGVRVTLRDAERKSKKRSKSDE; this is encoded by the exons ATGGCGTCAGGACGAAATCCACAATCCCGCCAAAACGCCGGTTTTGATCAGACAAGGATCGGCCTTCAAGCGCCCATTATTGGGGAGCCTATGACGTTTGCGACAGGCCAATTTGCAGGGCGGACGATAAGAGTAGAGCTGGAGGAACTTCAAAAGGCTGAATCGGGGAGAAA ATATGCAAAGGTTGATCGGAGACCGTTGGATCCTCCACCTGCTGTTCTCCTCCGTCTATTCGAAACGGACCCGCAATCTGGTGAATGGGAAAGAGAGTTGTTGTACGA GGACGTGTACAATGTTGGACTCATGTGCACCGTTGACCTGTTTCCGGTGCCAGAATCTTTTTACGATGCTAGATCTGCAACGTCGCAGTCACCAGAACCTTCTTCGTCACACGACCGCGATTCTAGTGGCAGACATCATCTATATCAGCCGTTGACGTACTTTCCTCTCCATCCGTACATGAGCATGGAAGCTAGTGGCAGCAGTCAGACGCCCATGATGCCGTTTCAAATTCCACGCCGACAACCTATGCTGGCCAACGTGCACTCGTCGGACCCACCCAACGATGTCGCCATTCGCATCGGAAACCACCTCGTCACCGAGTCTTCCAAGCTCACGCCCGCCCTTGTCGGCGAAAAATTTGCAGAACCGACTCTTATTGACCACAGGGGCAAGAAATGCCTTGTGTTCGTTTTTGGG GACCTTGCCGTGCGAAGGGAGGGTGTATTTATACTGCGGTATAGAGCGTTCGATATCTTCTCGGGTATAAATGGCAGTCCGCCTTCTCCTGTGCTTGCGGAGCTTTATGGTGGACCCTTCAAGGTGTACTCGACTCGCGAATTTCCCGGGTTGGAGCCGTCGACTGAGCTGACAAAG AACTTGTCGAAATACGGCGTTCGTGTGACGTTAAGAGATGCAGAGCGCAAGTCAAAGAAACGTAGTAAATCTGACGAATAA
- a CDS encoding WD repeat domain-containing protein 83: MAPSRGIKPLARSLHTTLENHKGAVNVARYSKGSASYILTGGQDRAVRLWNANLGTEIKAFTAHGYEILSISVSQDNAKFASSGGDRSVFLWDVAAGVTTRRLAGHMGKINVVEFNEDASVVASGSFDSTVRLWDLRAQTRQAIQVLEEARDAVQTIHVGPTFIITGSVDGHVRTYDLRMGELRSDFIGHPVTSVIPTQDNQTYLVSTLDSHIRLMDCSTGKMLNDFTGHVNESYRCRACFGHGEATVICGDEKGQVWAWDLVDAKIMQPNPPPKVHSKLITWIEHHPTEAGEMITASADGTVKVWRYPDNA; this comes from the exons ATGGCACCTTCTCGTGGCATCAAACCTCTCGCACGCAGCTTACACACTACACTGGAAAACCACAAAGGCGCAGTTAATGTCGCTCGCTATTCTAAAGGATCTGCCAGTTACATCCTAACCGGAGGTCAAGACAGAGCTGTCCGGCTATGGAATGCTAACCTGGGGACAGAAATAAAAGCATTTACCGCTCATGGGTATGAGATACTGTCTATCTCAGT GTCTCAGGATAACGCCAAGTTCGCGTCGTCCGGCGGTGATCGCTCTGTTTTTCTGTGGGATGTCGCTGCCGGCGTGACAACAAGGCGTCTTGCGGGACATATGGGGAAGATAAATGTGGTGGAATTCAATGAAGATGCTAGTGTCGTCGCAAGCG GATCTTTCGATTCGACTGTGAGGCTGTGGGATCTTAG GGCTCAGACAAGGCAGGCAATTCAAGTTCTCGAAGAAGCACGAGATGCAGTTCAGACTATACACGTCGGCCCAACGTTCATCATTACTGGCTCAGTAGACGGTCATGTTCGCACGTACGACCTTCGCATGGGAGAGCTTCGCTCAGATTTCATAGGTC ATCCCGTAACATCGGTGATTCCTACTCAAGATAACCAGACTTATCTCGTATCCACTCTCGACAGCCATATACGACTTATGGATTGTTCAACTGGCAAGATGCTGAATGATTTCACAGGTCATGTAAATGAATCGTATCGTTGTCGTGCTTGCTTCGGCCACGGAGAAGCAACAGTCATATGCGGCGATGAGAAAGGACAGGTCTGGGCTTGGGATTTGGTTGAT GCCAAAATTATGCAACCAAATCCTCCGCCTAAGGTCCATTCAAAACTTATCACCTGGATAGAACACCACCCCACAGAGGCAGGTGAAATGATCACAGCAAGCGCTGACGGTACAGTTAAAGTGTGGAGGTACCCTGACAATGCCTGA
- a CDS encoding U6 snRNA-associated Sm-like protein LSm2: MLIFSVFKTLTDQQVTVELKNDLSITGVLKSVDQFLNIRLDNIKVADENRHPHMMAVKNCFIRGSVVRYVQLPPEHVDTQLLEDATRREQKTVDVDLSLYFFIARMYIIFTSRQMIYLHKQLSNLYGQVDASEVGFLDE, encoded by the exons ATG CTAATCTTCTCCGTATTCAAGACTCTGACCGACCAGCAGGTCACTGTGGAGCTTAAAAATGACCTCTCAATCACTGGTGTTCTGAAATCGGTCGACCA GTTCCTGAACATCCGACTTGATAATATCAAAGTGGCGGATGAGAACAGACATCCACACATG ATGGCAGTAAAGAACTGTTTCATTCGCGGATCTGTCGTCCGATATGTCCAGCTTCCACCGGAGCACGTCGATACCCAGCTTCTAGAAGACGCGACGCGTAGAG AACAAAAGACAGTAGACGTCGATCTATCCCTTTACTTCTTTATCGCAAGAATGTACATTATATTCACTTCACGACAGATGATCTATTTACACAAGCAACTCTCCAATCTATACGGTCAAGTTGACGCGAGTGAGGTCGGATTTTTGGATGAATGA
- a CDS encoding 40S ribosomal protein, giving the protein MGISRSSRHKRSATGGQRSHYRKKRKFELGRQPASTKLGAKRVHTVRTRGGNVKYRALRLESGNFAWGSEHTTRKTRIISVVYNASNNELVRTNTLVKNAIIQVDAAPFRQWYESHYAQPVTKKGKSTTTEAAAEPVKLSNHAQRNLDERKKEAKIDPLLESQFAAGRLYAAISSRPGQSGRADGYILEGKELEFYLRKLRTRKEKHAHA; this is encoded by the exons ATGG GTATCTCCCGCTCATCACGCCACAAGCGCTCGGCGACCGGTGGTCAACGCTCCCACTACCGCAAGAAGAGAAAGTTCGAGCTAGGCCGCCAGCCCGCTAGCACCAAGCTGGGAGCCAAGCGCGTCCACACCGTTCGCACCCGTGGAGGAAACGTGAAATACAGGGCCCTTCGTCTTGAGTCTGGAAACTTTGCCTGGGGATCTGAGCACACCACCAGGAAGACGAGGATTATCTCCGTC GTTTACAATGCCTCCAACAACGAACTTGTCCGAACTAACACCTTGGTCAAGAATGCCATCATCCAGGTCGATGCTGCTCCTTTCCGTCAATGGTACGAGTCACAC TACGCCCAACCCGTAACCAAAAAGGGCAAAAGCACTACCACCGAAGCTGCTGCCGAGCCCGTGAAACTTTCGAACCACGCTCAACGCAACTTGGACGAGAGGAAGAAGG AGGCCAAGATTGACCCTCTCCTGGAGAGTCAGTTCGCTGCTGGTCGTCTGTACGCTGCCATCTCAAGCCGACCTGGTCAATCCGGTCGTGCCGATGGTTAtatcttggaaggcaaggagctCGAG TTCTACCTCAGGAAGTTGAGGACCAGGAAGGAGAAGCATGCCCATGCTTAA